A stretch of Mesorhizobium sp. M2A.F.Ca.ET.046.03.2.1 DNA encodes these proteins:
- a CDS encoding xanthine dehydrogenase family protein molybdopterin-binding subunit: protein MSKLQNALVGGVRTVLGRVPASWLPGGTPDPIIEKRATLGTQQPRVDGPDKVRGAARFAAEVPMENLLHAAFVHSTIARGKIIELDVSVAEAAPGVELVMTYRNAPKMSVPPAIGITNLKAAGNHTLPVMQDAEIRWNGQAVAVILAETREQAEHAATLVRIRYEAQPSRTRFEDGKKVASTPDSILIERNRVDKGNASKKLAEAAYKVDAVYRTPWQSHNPIEPHAATIAWQDGRLIVHDTTQMIHATAGSLAKVFGLKEADVFVSSPFVGGGFGAKGMWDHQILGAAAAKLAGRPVRVRLSRASMHRLVGGRTQTEQRVALGAGADGKLTALLHHGYATKPKHSICDEGFSLTGRSLYASGSFDIVQHHVDLDLVANSFMRAPGEAPGTFAIECAMDELAHELGMDPIELRRRNVASCDPISGAPHSQSAVMTAYDMGAERIGWVVRASAPRARRQGEWLIGMGCAGGTFPFARMPGTSARITLDAGGRAHVASAAQEMGMGTATVQRQHAADRLGLPLDSVSVTIGDSSLPFASFAGGSSQTASLGAAISAASGKLAAELLRHAGNDTPLAGLRVGEVEFADSGLRSVDDPSRYESFASIFRRSGRDEISVTGESGAPLEMLKFSMHSTSAIFCQLRVSEVTGEIRIDRLVGAFDCGRILNAKTATSQFKGGMIMGLGMALTEETLLDERSGRIMSTSLADYHVPVHLDVPEIDVLWTDVPDPRTPMGARGIGEIGTTGVAAAVANAVFNATGIRVRDLPITLDKLAADTTQAKV from the coding sequence ATGAGCAAGCTGCAGAATGCCCTCGTCGGCGGAGTCCGCACGGTGCTGGGCCGCGTTCCCGCAAGCTGGCTGCCCGGCGGCACGCCGGATCCGATCATTGAGAAGCGCGCGACGCTGGGAACCCAGCAGCCACGCGTCGACGGTCCCGACAAGGTGCGCGGCGCGGCGCGCTTCGCAGCCGAGGTGCCGATGGAGAACCTGCTCCATGCCGCCTTTGTCCATTCCACCATAGCGCGCGGCAAGATCATCGAGCTCGATGTTTCCGTCGCTGAAGCCGCGCCGGGGGTCGAGCTGGTGATGACCTACCGCAATGCGCCGAAAATGTCGGTGCCTCCCGCGATCGGCATCACCAATCTGAAGGCGGCAGGCAACCACACGCTTCCGGTGATGCAGGACGCCGAAATCCGGTGGAACGGACAGGCGGTGGCCGTCATTCTGGCCGAAACCCGGGAACAGGCCGAACATGCCGCCACGCTGGTCCGGATTCGTTACGAAGCCCAGCCGTCACGCACGCGGTTCGAGGACGGCAAGAAAGTTGCAAGCACGCCGGACTCGATCCTGATCGAACGCAACCGGGTCGACAAGGGAAACGCTTCAAAGAAGCTGGCCGAAGCGGCGTACAAGGTCGATGCGGTCTACAGGACGCCGTGGCAGAGCCACAATCCGATCGAACCGCACGCCGCTACGATCGCCTGGCAGGACGGAAGGCTGATCGTTCACGACACGACGCAGATGATCCACGCAACGGCGGGGTCCCTGGCGAAGGTGTTCGGGCTGAAAGAGGCGGATGTCTTCGTCAGTTCACCCTTCGTCGGAGGTGGCTTCGGCGCAAAGGGAATGTGGGATCATCAGATCCTCGGCGCCGCCGCGGCGAAGCTCGCCGGGCGACCGGTGCGAGTCAGGCTTTCGCGGGCGAGCATGCACCGTCTTGTCGGCGGCCGCACCCAGACCGAGCAGCGCGTCGCGCTGGGGGCCGGTGCCGATGGAAAACTCACCGCCCTGTTGCACCATGGCTATGCCACCAAGCCGAAGCACAGCATATGCGACGAAGGCTTCAGCCTCACCGGGCGATCGCTCTATGCGTCCGGAAGCTTCGACATCGTTCAGCACCATGTCGATCTCGACCTCGTGGCCAACTCTTTCATGCGTGCTCCCGGAGAGGCTCCGGGAACTTTCGCGATCGAATGCGCGATGGACGAACTCGCTCATGAGCTCGGGATGGACCCGATCGAGTTGCGGCGTCGCAACGTCGCTTCCTGTGATCCGATCAGCGGCGCTCCCCATTCGCAGAGCGCCGTGATGACCGCGTACGACATGGGTGCCGAGCGTATTGGTTGGGTGGTGCGCGCCTCCGCGCCTCGTGCACGGCGCCAAGGGGAATGGCTGATCGGCATGGGCTGCGCGGGCGGAACCTTCCCTTTCGCCCGCATGCCCGGCACGTCCGCGCGCATCACCCTCGACGCTGGCGGTCGCGCGCATGTCGCAAGTGCCGCGCAAGAGATGGGAATGGGGACCGCGACCGTGCAGCGCCAGCACGCCGCGGACCGGCTCGGGCTGCCGCTCGACAGTGTGTCGGTGACTATCGGCGACTCCAGCCTGCCCTTCGCCAGCTTCGCCGGCGGATCGTCCCAGACAGCCTCGCTCGGCGCGGCTATCAGTGCAGCGAGCGGCAAGCTTGCAGCCGAGCTGTTGCGCCACGCGGGCAACGACACACCGCTGGCGGGGCTCAGGGTGGGCGAGGTCGAATTCGCCGACAGCGGGCTGCGCAGCGTCGACGACCCTTCGCGGTACGAGAGCTTCGCTTCGATCTTTCGCCGCTCCGGGCGCGACGAGATCAGCGTCACGGGCGAAAGCGGCGCGCCGCTGGAGATGCTCAAATTCTCGATGCACAGCACGTCGGCCATCTTCTGTCAGCTGCGCGTGAGCGAGGTTACCGGGGAAATCCGGATCGATCGCCTGGTCGGCGCCTTCGATTGCGGGCGCATCCTCAACGCGAAAACCGCCACCAGCCAGTTCAAGGGCGGCATGATCATGGGACTGGGAATGGCGCTGACGGAAGAAACGCTGCTGGACGAGCGGAGCGGCCGGATCATGAGCACGTCGCTGGCCGATTATCATGTGCCGGTGCATCTGGACGTGCCGGAGATCGATGTGCTGTGGACGGATGTCCCCGACCCGCGCACGCCCATGGGGGCGCGTGGCATCGGCGAGATCGGTACGACCGGAGTGGCCGCGGCCGTTGCCAACGCCGTGTTCAACGCCACCGGTATTCGCGTACGCGACCTGCCTATCACCCTCGACAAGCTGGCCGCCGATACAACTCAAGCAAAAGTATGA
- a CDS encoding group II truncated hemoglobin, whose amino-acid sequence MSAEIPTLYEWAGGSEALNRLTRAFYDKVAFDPIVGPVFKTMSSDHPAHVAAFIGEVFGGPKTYSEEFGGHREMVMHHLGKHLTEEQRRRWINLLADAADEVGLPDDPEFRSAFMGYVEWGSRLAKMNSNLGETCDPATEPMPAWGWGVPGGPYKPPAGKS is encoded by the coding sequence ATGAGCGCGGAAATCCCGACTTTGTACGAATGGGCCGGCGGCAGCGAGGCGCTCAACAGGCTGACACGCGCCTTCTACGACAAGGTGGCATTTGATCCGATCGTCGGCCCCGTGTTCAAGACCATGTCGTCGGACCACCCGGCGCATGTCGCCGCCTTCATCGGCGAGGTCTTCGGCGGGCCGAAGACTTATAGCGAAGAGTTTGGCGGCCATCGCGAGATGGTGATGCATCATCTCGGCAAGCACCTGACCGAGGAGCAGCGGCGGCGCTGGATCAATCTTCTGGCCGACGCGGCCGACGAAGTCGGCCTGCCGGACGACCCCGAGTTCCGCTCCGCCTTCATGGGCTATGTCGAATGGGGATCGCGGCTGGCGAAGATGAACTCGAATCTGGGCGAGACCTGCGATCCCGCGACCGAGCCGATGCCGGCCTGGGGCTGGGGTGTGCCAGGCGGGCCATACAAGCCGCCGGCCGGAAAATCGTAG